The following proteins are co-located in the Bosea sp. AS-1 genome:
- a CDS encoding ActS/PrrB/RegB family redox-sensitive histidine kinase gives MVSDLTAPALTRSSRYLRLDTLVRLRWLAIAGQSVAVAGVHFGLGFPLPFGWCFGVIAVSAWLNIALRVRFPLSHRLKDAPATALLGFDIVQLAALLYMTGGLQNPFAILFLAPVLISATALPPQRTLVLGVLAVGLATLLSRFHMPLPWAGPDRPILPPYYQLGNWVALVLGLAFTGIYAWRVAKEARDLSDALTATELVLAREQHLSQLDGLAAAAAHELGTPLGTIALVARELTRLAPPDGEMAEDIALLREQVERCRGILAKLSSLQDEDAGPLDQLTLRLLIEEAAGPQRPFGVPFEITMQGDRPEPICRRNPGMIYGLGNIVDNAVDFARSTVAIRAHWSADQVTLTIADDGPGFPPDVLMRAGEPYLSRGAGENRAGGGLGLGLFIAKTLLERGGASLEFSNRPAPESGASIRITWPREVFEADLPVIGGTENLSSGLDERG, from the coding sequence ATGGTATCCGACCTGACGGCGCCGGCCCTGACGCGCTCCAGCCGGTATCTCCGTCTCGATACGCTGGTGCGCCTGCGCTGGCTCGCCATCGCCGGGCAGAGCGTCGCGGTCGCGGGCGTCCATTTCGGCCTCGGCTTTCCCCTGCCCTTCGGCTGGTGCTTCGGCGTGATCGCGGTCTCGGCCTGGCTCAACATCGCGCTCCGTGTGCGCTTTCCGCTCAGCCACCGGCTCAAGGACGCGCCCGCGACGGCGCTGCTCGGCTTCGACATCGTCCAGCTCGCGGCACTGCTCTACATGACCGGCGGGCTGCAGAACCCCTTTGCGATCCTCTTCCTGGCACCGGTGCTGATCTCGGCGACGGCGCTGCCACCACAGCGGACGCTCGTCCTCGGCGTGCTCGCCGTCGGGCTCGCGACGCTGCTCAGCCGCTTCCACATGCCTCTGCCCTGGGCCGGGCCGGACCGGCCGATCCTGCCGCCCTACTACCAGCTCGGGAACTGGGTAGCGCTGGTGCTGGGGCTCGCCTTCACGGGGATCTATGCCTGGCGCGTCGCCAAGGAGGCGCGCGACCTCTCCGACGCCTTGACCGCGACCGAGCTGGTCCTGGCGCGCGAGCAGCATCTTTCCCAGCTCGACGGGCTCGCCGCCGCCGCTGCCCATGAGCTCGGCACGCCGCTCGGCACCATCGCGCTCGTCGCCCGCGAACTCACTCGCCTTGCCCCGCCGGATGGCGAAATGGCCGAGGACATCGCGCTGTTGCGCGAGCAGGTCGAGCGCTGCCGCGGCATCCTCGCCAAGCTCTCCAGCCTGCAGGACGAGGATGCCGGCCCGCTCGACCAGCTCACACTGCGCCTGCTGATCGAGGAAGCGGCCGGCCCGCAGCGTCCTTTCGGCGTGCCCTTCGAGATCACCATGCAGGGCGACAGGCCGGAGCCGATCTGCCGGCGCAACCCCGGCATGATCTACGGCCTCGGCAACATCGTCGACAACGCCGTCGACTTCGCGCGCTCGACGGTGGCGATCCGGGCGCATTGGAGCGCAGACCAGGTCACGCTGACCATCGCCGATGACGGGCCGGGCTTCCCGCCCGACGTGCTGATGCGGGCGGGCGAGCCCTATCTCTCGCGTGGCGCCGGCGAAAACCGCGCCGGGGGCGGGCTTGGCCTCGGCCTCTTCATCGCCAAGACGTTGCTCGAACGCGGCGGCGCTTCGCTTGAATTCTCGAACCGCCCGGCCCCGGAAAGCGGGGCCTCGATCCGGATCACCTGGCCGCGCGAGGTCTTCGAGGCCGACCTTCCCGTCATCGGGGGTACCGAAAACCTGTCATCGGGATTAGATGAGAGGGGTTGA
- a CDS encoding ActR/PrrA/RegA family redox response regulator transcription factor, producing MQAPDSAAERPGTGDDMSLLLVDDDKPFLTRLARAMEGRGYSVRTADSVAAGLAALDEAAPAFAVIDLRLGDGNGLDVIAKLKERRPDARGVVLTGYGNIATAVSAVKLGAFDFLAKPADADEIHAALAAARDARPSPPENPMSADRVRWEHIQRVYELCNRNVSETARRLGMHRRTLQRILAKRAPR from the coding sequence ATGCAGGCCCCCGACAGCGCAGCCGAAAGACCCGGAACGGGCGACGACATGTCCCTGCTGCTGGTCGATGACGACAAGCCGTTCCTGACCCGCCTCGCCCGCGCCATGGAAGGCCGCGGCTACAGCGTGCGCACCGCCGACAGCGTCGCGGCCGGCCTCGCTGCACTCGACGAGGCGGCTCCGGCCTTCGCCGTGATCGACCTTAGGCTCGGCGACGGCAACGGGCTCGACGTCATTGCCAAGCTGAAGGAACGCCGCCCGGACGCCCGCGGCGTCGTGCTGACCGGCTATGGCAACATCGCGACCGCCGTCAGCGCCGTGAAGCTCGGCGCCTTCGATTTCCTCGCCAAGCCGGCCGATGCCGACGAGATCCACGCCGCGCTGGCCGCCGCCCGCGACGCGCGCCCCTCGCCGCCGGAGAACCCGATGTCGGCCGACCGGGTGCGCTGGGAGCATATCCAGCGCGTCTACGAGCTCTGTAACCGCAATGTCTCCGAGACGGCACGGCGGCTTGGCATGCACCGGCGCACGTTGCAGCGCATCCTCGCCAAGCGCGCACCGCGCTGA